The following is a genomic window from Clostridium fungisolvens.
GAGGCTAACAATGTCAACGAAAAAAGCACTAAAAAACTTTTTACTAATTACTTGTATCGCTCTGCTATTTTATGCATTTCTATGGTACGACATGGGATCAACAAAATCCCTTGAATTTCTCGGTGGATATGTAATTGAACTTAGCCTTAGTGTGGACAACCTGTTTTTATTTCTTTTAGTATTCTCTAGCTTTGGGATAAAAACAAAATATCAAGAAAGAGTGCTTAAATACGGAATTTTCGGAGCAGTAGTTTTACGTCTGATATTTATATTATTAGGAGTTGCTGTAGTAAGCAGATTCCAATGGATTTTATATATATTTGGCATCATTCTAATTGCTAGCGGCTATAAAATTTTAGCTAATAAAGAAGATGATGATGTTTCATTTGAAGATAGTAAAATGCTTAAACTTCTAAAAAGATTTATCCCAGTTACAAAAGAAC
Proteins encoded in this region:
- a CDS encoding TerC/Alx family metal homeostasis membrane protein, which produces MSTKKALKNFLLITCIALLFYAFLWYDMGSTKSLEFLGGYVIELSLSVDNLFLFLLVFSSFGIKTKYQERVLKYGIFGAVVLRLIFILLGVAVVSRFQWILYIFGIILIASGYKILANKEDDDVSFEDSKMLKLLKRFIPVTKELHEEKFFVRIGKVLHATPLFAILFLIEGSDILFAIDSIPAVFSITTDPFIIYTSNILAILGLRNLYFLLERLQSTFEYVKYGVGFVLLFTGLKLALSFKLHIPILISISIIIGILAISVLFSIYMNKKKEAEEVEV